Part of the Erwinia amylovora genome is shown below.
TGGTGGTGAATGGAAAGCGTGGCTGCAGGCGCTCAATTACTTTCTGTATGATTAGCTTAGCGCTGTTCTGCCCATCACAAAGCGTTAAGATGTATACTGCAACCCACTTTGGCTGGAGTGATACCCCAATGAAAACAGAACAAAATACAAACGCGTACAACGTTGACAACAGTGAAATCGCCAAGTTTGAAGCAGTCGCATCACGCTGGTGGGATCTGGAAGGTGAATTTAAACCGCTGCACCGCATTAATCCGCTGCGCCTTGGCTGGATTTCACAACATTCTAACGGCCTGTTTGGTAAAAAGGTGCTGGATGTCGGCTGCGGTGGCGGGATCCTTTCCGAAAGCATGGCGCGTGAAGGGGCAAATGTCACCGGGCTGGACATGGGGGCGGAACCGCTGCAGGTCGCGCGTTTGCACGCACTCGACAGCGGCGTGACCGTGGATTACGTCCAACAAACGGTAGAAGAACATGCCGAACAGTTTGCCGGGCAATATGATGTGGTCACCTGCATGGAGATGCTGGAGCACGTCCCGGACCCCCGTTCGGTGGTACATGCCTGCGCCCGGCTGGTGAAACCGGGTGGCGAGGTGTTTTTCTCCACCCTCAACCGCAACAGCAAATCATGGCTGATGGCGATTATCGGCGCGGAATACGTGCTGCGCATGGTGCCTCGCGGTACGCATGATATTAAGAAGTTCATCCGTCCGGGAGAACTGCTCAACTGGGTGGATGAAACGCCGCTGCGTGAACGTCATATTATCGGCCTGCACTATAATCTGCTGACCAACCGTTTCAAGCTCGCACCCGGCGTTGACGTAAACTATATGGTGCATACGCACCGCGCGATGAATGGCTAATTTATCCTGTTATTTTCATCTGGCGGGGGAATCTCCGCCTGATGAAATGTCAACGGTGCTTATCAAACACGGGCTATTTCCGCCTGTTTTCGTTCGCCCACCTTCCCTAAGCTGCACGTACTTATACCTTATGCTGTTACTGGCGATGAGGGACATTCAAGGCGCGCATTTTTCCGGCAAAGTAAAAGTTGCCGGTTGCCTGGCTGAACAAGAAACCCGCGCCTGGTCAAAAAACTAAAAATATTCTTAACCCATTGACAACGACACAGGCCCTTGAGAAACGCGGACTTAGGAAAAAAGCCAGCCTCGCACTCCCACTTTTAGACGAAAATCAAGCCTTGTTAACCGCGTGGAAGTTACTAGAATACTCACTATATTGTTATCGGAACTTCTTTCACCCCCTATATGTTGTGTTTATCCACAGAGTTACTCACAAAGAGCTACCTGTGTATAAACGTGGGGATTATTTGTTAAGGACAGGTAAAACGCGACATGAATCAGAGTCTGCTTGTAACCAAACGCGATGGCCGCACCGAGCGTATCGATCTCGATAAAATCCACCGTGTTCTCGACTGGGCTGCCGAAGATTTGCAAAACGTCTCCGTCTCTCAGGTTGAACTGCGTTCGCATATCCAGTTCTACGAAGGTATCCGCACTTCTGATATCCATGAAACTATCATCAAGTCAGCCGCCGATCTGATCTCCCGTGATGCGCCTGATTACCAATATATGGCCGCACGCCTGGCTATCTTCCACCTGCGTAAAAAAGCCTACGGCCAGTTTGAGCCGCCAAAATTGATCGACCAGGTGACGCGCATGGTGGAAATGGGTAAATATGACCCGCATCTGCTAACGGACTACAGCGCTGAAGAGTTTGAGCAGATGGATGGCTTTATTGATCACTGGCGCGATATGAACTTCTCTTACGCCGCGGTCAAGCAGTTGGAAGGCAAGTATCTGGTGCAGAACCGCGTCAGCGGTGATATCTATGAAAGCGCCCAGTTCCTGTACATCCTGGTCGCCGCCTGCCTGTTCTCAGGTTACCCGCGCGCCACGCGTCTGGATTACGTCAAGCGCTTCTATGACGCGATTTCAACCTTCAAAATTTCGTTGCCAACGCCGATCATGTCCGGCGTACGCACGCCAACGCGTCAGTTCAGCTCCTGTGTACTGATTGAGTGCGGCGACAGTCTGGACTCGATCAATGCCACCTCCAGCGCGATTGTGAAGTACGTTTCCCAGCGTGCCGGTATTGGTATCAATGCGGGCCGTATTCGTGCACTGGGCAGCCCGATCCGTGGCGGTGAAGCTTTCCATACCGGTTGTATTCCGTTCTACAAACACTTCCAGACGGCGGTGAAATCCTGCTCTCAGGGCGGCGTGCGCGGGGGCGCGGCTACGCTGTTCTACCCGATGTGGCATATGGAAGTGGAAAGCCTGCTGGTACTGAAAAATAACCGTGGCGTCGAAGGCAACCGCGTACGCCATATGGACTACGGGGTACAGCTCAACAAGCTGATGTATCAACGCCTGCTGAAGGGCGAAGATATCACCCTGTTCAGCCCGTCAGACGTGCCGGGCCTGTACGATGCGTTCTTCGCCAACCAGGAGGAGTTCGAACGCCTGTATACCCAATATGAGCAAGACGGCAGCATCCGCAAGCAGCGCGTGAAGGCCGTCGATCTGTTCTCCCTGATGATGCAGGAGCGGGCTTCGACCGGTCGTATCTATATTCAGAATGTGGACCACTGCAATACTCACAGCCCGTTTGACCCGGCCATCGCGCCGGTGCGTCAGTCGAACCTGTGCCTGGAAATTGCGCTGCCCACCAAGCCCATGCAGGATGTTAACGACGAAAACGGTGAAATCGCG
Proteins encoded:
- the ubiG gene encoding bifunctional 2-polyprenyl-6-hydroxyphenol methylase/3-demethylubiquinol 3-O-methyltransferase UbiG, with translation MKTEQNTNAYNVDNSEIAKFEAVASRWWDLEGEFKPLHRINPLRLGWISQHSNGLFGKKVLDVGCGGGILSESMAREGANVTGLDMGAEPLQVARLHALDSGVTVDYVQQTVEEHAEQFAGQYDVVTCMEMLEHVPDPRSVVHACARLVKPGGEVFFSTLNRNSKSWLMAIIGAEYVLRMVPRGTHDIKKFIRPGELLNWVDETPLRERHIIGLHYNLLTNRFKLAPGVDVNYMVHTHRAMNG
- the nrdA gene encoding class 1a ribonucleoside-diphosphate reductase subunit alpha, whose amino-acid sequence is MNQSLLVTKRDGRTERIDLDKIHRVLDWAAEDLQNVSVSQVELRSHIQFYEGIRTSDIHETIIKSAADLISRDAPDYQYMAARLAIFHLRKKAYGQFEPPKLIDQVTRMVEMGKYDPHLLTDYSAEEFEQMDGFIDHWRDMNFSYAAVKQLEGKYLVQNRVSGDIYESAQFLYILVAACLFSGYPRATRLDYVKRFYDAISTFKISLPTPIMSGVRTPTRQFSSCVLIECGDSLDSINATSSAIVKYVSQRAGIGINAGRIRALGSPIRGGEAFHTGCIPFYKHFQTAVKSCSQGGVRGGAATLFYPMWHMEVESLLVLKNNRGVEGNRVRHMDYGVQLNKLMYQRLLKGEDITLFSPSDVPGLYDAFFANQEEFERLYTQYEQDGSIRKQRVKAVDLFSLMMQERASTGRIYIQNVDHCNTHSPFDPAIAPVRQSNLCLEIALPTKPMQDVNDENGEIALCTLSAFNLGAIDSLDDLQELATLAVRALDALLDYQDYPIPAAKRGAMGRRTLGIGVINYAYYLAKHGVRYSDGSANILTHQTFEAIQYWLLKASNELAIEQGACPWFAETTYAQGIMPIDTYKKDLDAICNTPLLLDWEALRESVKTHGLRNSTLSALMPSETSSQISNATNGIEPPRGHISIKASKDGILRQVVPEYELLKDNYELLWDMPNNDGYLQLVGLMQKFVDQAISSNTNYDPTRFANGKVPMKQLLKDLLTAYKFGVKTLYYQNTRDGAEDSQDDLVPSIQDDGCESGACKI